The following are from one region of the Mesorhizobium sp. B2-8-5 genome:
- a CDS encoding peroxiredoxin, with amino-acid sequence MTISVGEKLPDVTFKTMTADGAKDIKGKEIFAGKKVVLFGVPGAFTPTCSNNHLPGYLENHDAILARGVDTIAVVSVNDVHVMGAWARFTGGEGKILYLADGSGDFAKSVGLDNDLSAAGMGLRSKRFSMIVDDGKVAAINVETKPGVDESGAAKILEQL; translated from the coding sequence ATGACCATTTCGGTTGGCGAAAAACTGCCCGACGTGACCTTCAAGACGATGACCGCTGATGGCGCGAAGGATATAAAGGGCAAAGAGATCTTCGCCGGCAAGAAGGTCGTGCTGTTCGGCGTCCCCGGCGCTTTCACGCCGACCTGCAGCAACAACCATTTGCCGGGCTATCTGGAAAACCATGACGCCATTCTTGCGCGCGGCGTCGACACGATCGCCGTCGTCTCGGTCAACGACGTGCATGTCATGGGCGCCTGGGCGCGTTTCACCGGCGGCGAAGGCAAGATCCTCTACCTCGCCGACGGCAGCGGCGATTTCGCCAAGTCGGTAGGGCTCGACAACGACCTTTCCGCAGCCGGCATGGGTCTGCGCTCCAAGCGGTTTTCGATGATCGTCGACGACGGCAAGGTCGCCGCGATCAACGTCGAAACCAAGCCGGGCGTCGACGAGAGCGGCGCGGCAAAAATCCTCGAGCAGCTCTAG
- a CDS encoding DUF2938 domain-containing protein, protein MLDTIWRAVAIGIGATVFMDIWAIILNKAIGQPLPNWGMVGRWVRHLPEKVFHDDIGKAAPYAREKALGWVFHYLVGILYGVILVALAGAGWLATPTFLPAFILGIVTVGAGWFLLAPGMGAGWAASKLPNPTKVRALNLVAHTVFALGMFSTALLIR, encoded by the coding sequence ATGCTCGACACAATCTGGCGCGCGGTGGCGATCGGCATCGGCGCCACGGTATTCATGGATATCTGGGCGATCATCCTCAACAAGGCGATCGGCCAGCCTTTGCCCAATTGGGGCATGGTCGGGCGCTGGGTTCGGCATCTGCCCGAAAAGGTTTTCCATGACGATATCGGCAAGGCCGCGCCCTATGCGCGTGAAAAGGCGCTGGGCTGGGTTTTTCACTACCTGGTCGGCATCCTTTACGGCGTAATCCTTGTGGCGTTGGCGGGCGCGGGCTGGCTGGCGACGCCGACCTTCCTGCCGGCCTTCATCCTCGGCATCGTCACCGTCGGGGCCGGCTGGTTCCTGCTGGCGCCCGGCATGGGCGCCGGCTGGGCGGCATCCAAGCTCCCCAATCCGACGAAGGTGCGCGCGCTCAACCTCGTGGCGCACACGGTGTTCGCGCTCGGCATGTTCTCGACGGCGCTGCTGATACGGTGA
- a CDS encoding type II toxin-antitoxin system RelE/ParE family toxin, whose amino-acid sequence MYTTIGAENLKAADHYYEWIEDRVAQLVDQPRMGVRRPDIRPSARMLVAAPFLLLYETVPDTDSGPVDLVEIVRVVDGRRDLNRLF is encoded by the coding sequence ATCTATACCACTATAGGCGCCGAGAACTTAAAGGCAGCGGACCACTACTACGAATGGATCGAGGATCGAGTTGCACAACTCGTGGATCAGCCACGCATGGGCGTCAGACGCCCCGACATTCGCCCTTCGGCGCGAATGCTTGTCGCGGCTCCGTTTTTGCTCCTTTACGAAACGGTCCCAGATACGGACAGCGGTCCGGTCGATTTGGTGGAGATCGTACGCGTTGTCGACGGTCGCAGGGATTTGAACCGTCTCTTCTGA
- a CDS encoding type II toxin-antitoxin system ParD family antitoxin — protein sequence MPNVEKLSVAVTTQQAAVMREAVEAGEYATASEIVREAMRDWLAKRELRKEDVRRLQRLWDEGKASGKPETLDFDTLRREARQKLKDASPNGR from the coding sequence ATGCCAAACGTGGAAAAGTTAAGCGTAGCCGTCACGACGCAACAGGCGGCCGTCATGCGCGAAGCTGTGGAAGCTGGCGAATACGCGACAGCCAGCGAAATCGTGCGCGAAGCGATGCGGGACTGGTTGGCCAAGCGCGAACTTCGGAAAGAGGATGTGCGGCGGCTTCAGCGCTTGTGGGACGAAGGGAAGGCAAGCGGAAAACCGGAGACTTTGGACTTCGATACCTTGCGAAGGGAAGCGCGGCAGAAGCTGAAGGACGCTTCACCAAATGGTCGTTAG
- a CDS encoding histidine phosphatase family protein, with translation MPIAYYITHPQVRIDADVPVPGWRLSDVGRARAVAMLDQPWVGSIGRIVSSAERKAIETAEILAERLHLAVEVRERMHENDRSATGFLPPPEFEAVADRFFARPHESIRGWERAIDAQGRIVSEVEAALTTGEADIAFVGHGGVGTLLLLHLSGQEISREADQPAGGGNYFAWDISSRRLIHGWLPIDWPAARSL, from the coding sequence GTGCCGATAGCCTATTACATCACACACCCGCAGGTGCGCATCGACGCCGACGTTCCGGTGCCTGGATGGAGATTGTCCGACGTCGGCCGAGCGAGGGCGGTCGCCATGCTCGACCAGCCCTGGGTCGGCTCGATCGGCCGCATCGTGTCGTCCGCCGAACGCAAGGCGATCGAAACCGCGGAAATCCTGGCGGAACGTCTTCATCTTGCGGTCGAGGTGCGCGAGCGGATGCACGAGAACGACCGGTCGGCAACCGGCTTCCTGCCGCCGCCGGAATTCGAAGCGGTCGCCGATCGGTTCTTCGCTAGGCCGCACGAGAGCATCCGAGGCTGGGAACGGGCTATCGATGCGCAGGGCCGGATCGTCAGCGAGGTCGAAGCGGCGCTTACGACCGGTGAAGCCGACATCGCCTTCGTCGGCCATGGCGGCGTCGGAACGCTGTTGCTCCTCCATCTCAGTGGACAAGAAATCAGCCGCGAGGCGGATCAGCCGGCAGGCGGCGGCAATTACTTCGCCTGGGATATCAGCTCACGCCGCTTGATCCATGGTTGGCTGCCGATCGACTGGCCAGCAGCGCGGAGCCTCTGA
- the rnhA gene encoding ribonuclease HI — translation MSKHVEIFTDGACSGNPGPGGWGAILRFNGVTRELSGGEAETTNNRMELLAAITALDALKEPCTVDLYTDSKYVMDGISKWIHGWKKNGWRTADKKPVKNGELWQALDAANRRHKVTWNWVRGHAGHSENERADELAREGMAPFKKGSSVSATPKPAAAPKPATPARQPATPRARRSTQSY, via the coding sequence ATGAGCAAGCACGTTGAAATCTTCACCGACGGTGCCTGCTCCGGCAACCCGGGGCCGGGCGGCTGGGGCGCGATCCTGCGCTTCAATGGCGTTACCAGGGAATTGTCGGGCGGCGAAGCCGAGACCACCAACAACCGCATGGAGCTGCTTGCCGCCATCACCGCGCTCGATGCGCTGAAGGAGCCTTGCACAGTCGATCTCTACACCGACAGCAAATACGTCATGGACGGTATTTCCAAATGGATCCATGGCTGGAAGAAAAACGGCTGGAGGACCGCCGACAAGAAGCCGGTGAAGAACGGCGAACTATGGCAAGCGCTCGACGCAGCCAACCGCCGCCACAAGGTGACCTGGAACTGGGTCAGGGGCCATGCCGGCCATTCCGAAAACGAACGCGCCGACGAACTCGCGCGCGAAGGCATGGCGCCGTTCAAGAAGGGCTCGTCAGTGTCTGCAACGCCGAAGCCGGCAGCGGCGCCGAAACCGGCCACACCGGCAAGGCAGCCGGCAACCCCAAGGGCACGTCGTTCCACACAGAGCTATTGA